A genome region from Streptomyces sp. NBC_01296 includes the following:
- a CDS encoding RDD family protein, with the protein MTASPGDGEHAAREGYYPDPSIPGFVRYWNGLNWVPGTSRPAARSDETGPVFLDETGVTEALPEPELEPEPAPVARPAVPAPAATPAWQADPLHQSGFGGPRDHRVSWGSPPLPEPDPGHAPARSAGVSLGRGPRPEPLDAAERPERGPGVSFARTPSAAAAATAERFPAQAAARGSAEGVGILSARSPAAQAPAPAPAPAPAPAPAPAPAPAPVEPEWPAAPGAGAGPSGLTSSWPQTPLRRDPAPRRDPVAPRPEPEAPAAWDARPEPEAPMLRDPVARPEPETPVRRDPAAAASAAARSVHAPSSPSPSPSAQAPAVRRPAAGSAPASAPAPRQAAAPAEADHDLEAPAAPEAGRTAPRPTERAVFERMAERAVRPAGLVRRALARTLDTLVLGAVAVGTAWPLVPAATAHLEAKVDAAKGSGRTTTVWLFDSTMAGYLGLVLGAVLLFGVFYEALPTARWGRTPGKKLLGIRVLSAATLRPPTFGAALRRWLVYAFLGLPGSLWCLVDRPRRRGWHDRAARTYVAR; encoded by the coding sequence TTGACGGCCTCCCCTGGTGACGGCGAGCACGCGGCCCGCGAGGGCTACTACCCCGATCCGTCCATCCCCGGGTTCGTCCGGTACTGGAACGGCCTCAACTGGGTCCCGGGTACGAGCCGCCCTGCCGCCCGGTCCGACGAGACGGGCCCGGTGTTCCTGGACGAGACCGGCGTGACCGAGGCGCTGCCCGAACCCGAGCTCGAACCCGAGCCCGCACCCGTCGCCCGGCCCGCCGTACCCGCACCCGCGGCGACGCCCGCCTGGCAGGCCGACCCGCTGCACCAGTCCGGCTTCGGCGGGCCCCGCGACCACCGGGTGTCCTGGGGCAGCCCGCCGCTGCCGGAGCCCGACCCGGGGCACGCGCCGGCCCGTTCGGCGGGGGTCTCGCTGGGCCGCGGGCCGCGCCCGGAGCCCCTGGACGCGGCCGAACGGCCGGAGCGCGGGCCGGGGGTGTCCTTCGCCCGTACGCCGTCCGCCGCGGCGGCGGCCACCGCGGAGCGGTTCCCCGCGCAGGCCGCGGCGCGGGGCTCCGCCGAGGGCGTGGGAATCCTGTCCGCGCGCTCCCCGGCCGCCCAGGCCCCGGCGCCTGCTCCGGCTCCCGCACCTGCTCCGGCCCCGGCCCCGGCGCCTGCTCCCGCTCCCGTCGAGCCCGAGTGGCCCGCCGCCCCCGGCGCCGGCGCCGGGCCGTCCGGGCTCACCTCCTCGTGGCCGCAGACCCCGCTGCGGCGCGACCCGGCACCGCGGCGCGACCCGGTGGCGCCCCGGCCCGAGCCCGAGGCCCCGGCGGCCTGGGACGCGCGGCCTGAGCCAGAGGCCCCGATGCTCCGCGACCCGGTGGCGCGCCCCGAGCCCGAGACGCCGGTCCGGCGCGACCCGGCTGCCGCCGCCTCGGCAGCGGCCCGGTCCGTGCATGCGCCGTCGTCGCCGTCGCCGTCGCCGTCTGCGCAGGCCCCGGCGGTCCGTCGGCCCGCCGCAGGGTCCGCCCCGGCTTCGGCCCCCGCCCCCCGGCAGGCGGCCGCCCCCGCCGAGGCGGATCACGACCTCGAGGCGCCGGCGGCACCGGAAGCCGGCCGCACGGCCCCCCGGCCCACCGAGCGGGCCGTCTTCGAGCGGATGGCGGAGCGGGCCGTCCGCCCCGCCGGGCTGGTGCGCCGGGCCCTCGCCCGCACGCTGGACACCCTCGTACTCGGCGCGGTCGCGGTGGGGACCGCCTGGCCCCTCGTACCCGCGGCCACCGCCCATCTCGAGGCCAAGGTCGACGCCGCGAAGGGCAGCGGCCGGACCACCACCGTGTGGCTGTTCGACAGCACCATGGCCGGATACCTCGGCCTCGTCCTGGGCGCCGTACTGCTCTTCGGGGTGTTCTACGAGGCGCTGCCCACCGCCCGCTGGGGCCGCACCCCCGGCAAGAAGCTCCTCGGGATCCGGGTGCTGTCCGCCGCCACGCTCCGCCCGCCCACGTTCGGCGCGGCCCTGCGCCGCTGGCTGGTGTACGCGTTCCTCGGGCTCCCCGGCAGCCTCTGGTGCCTGGTGGACCGGCCCCGCCGCCGGGGCTGGCACGACCGGGCGGCCAGGACGTACGTGGCCCGCTGA
- a CDS encoding RDD family protein → MSTDQPPPGQPPEDDPFLKKPQEPTPPSGGSPYGPPPGGPTPPPGGAPPPPGGPYGGAGGGGYPPPPPPHGGGPGDPYGGGGGYGMPDPLAGMPPLADFGKRLGARIIDVVIVLVPLFLIQLAFGTNRYAVETNKGEDVSQVFTKSYSGSGLAMTLISIVLFVGYDWWFAKKDGRTIGKKALGLRVAMLNDGSVPQSGAALGRAAMLWLPALLCCPCLWQIVLIVSILVDKPYKQGLHDKVGKTVVVSAA, encoded by the coding sequence ATGAGTACCGATCAGCCGCCGCCGGGCCAGCCGCCCGAGGACGACCCGTTCCTCAAGAAGCCCCAGGAACCGACGCCTCCGTCGGGCGGTTCGCCGTACGGCCCGCCGCCGGGAGGCCCGACCCCGCCCCCGGGCGGCGCCCCTCCGCCGCCGGGAGGCCCCTACGGCGGCGCGGGCGGCGGCGGATACCCGCCCCCGCCGCCCCCGCACGGCGGCGGCCCGGGTGACCCGTACGGCGGGGGCGGCGGCTACGGCATGCCCGATCCGCTCGCGGGGATGCCCCCGCTGGCCGACTTCGGCAAGCGGCTCGGGGCCCGCATCATCGACGTGGTCATCGTGCTCGTGCCGCTGTTCCTGATCCAGCTGGCGTTCGGCACCAACCGCTACGCGGTCGAGACGAACAAGGGGGAGGACGTCAGCCAGGTCTTCACCAAGTCGTACAGCGGCAGCGGTCTGGCCATGACGCTGATCTCGATCGTCCTGTTCGTCGGCTACGACTGGTGGTTCGCCAAGAAGGACGGCAGGACCATCGGCAAGAAGGCCCTCGGGCTGCGCGTCGCGATGCTCAACGACGGCAGCGTCCCGCAGTCCGGCGCGGCCCTCGGGCGGGCCGCCATGCTCTGGCTGCCGGCGCTCCTGTGCTGCCCCTGCCTGTGGCAGATCGTGCTGATCGTGTCGATCCTCGTGGACAAACCGTACAAGCAGGGCCTGCACGACAAGGTGGGCAAGACCGTGGTGGTGAGTGCGGCGTAG
- a CDS encoding immune inhibitor A domain-containing protein, whose product MTSNSSRRRALRAAAVGVTLAATAASGAFLVTAQASDKPSTAATVERQDPAAPAKEQVQHNLKGPFSDQQAQAREAALDQVLSGKKTVEQRGASKVVKLDDKKYVELGREKTDKIFTILVEFGDQVDSTTMFDPDGPDGPKPAVPKYGGTPGPLHNTIAQPDRANNNSTAWRKDFSRDYFQDLYFGTGQGKDSLKTYYEKTSSGRYSVDGQVADWVKIPNNEARYGSNYCGQTNCANVWDTVRDGVNAWVAGQKKAGKTDAEIKATLAQYDQWDRNDFDGDGNFNEPDGYIDHFQIVHAGEDESAGGGVQGTNALWAHRWYAYGTDAGKTGPAGNKAGGTQIGDTGIWVGDYTMQPENGGLGVFAHEYGHDLGLPDLYDTSGGGENSVGFWSLMSAGSWLGEGKDSIGDMPGDMTAWDKLQLGWLNYDTAKAATKSTHKLGVSEFNTKDKQALVVELPKKQVKTDIVAPAEGSSQWWSNMGDDLKNTLTRSVDLTGKSSAALGLKGWWDIEKDYDYLYTEVSTDGGATWTVLNGTANGKAIPADAAGNAGLTDVSGGWQDLKFPLDAYAGKKIDLRFRYQTDGGAGGKGFTADALAITADGQTLFTDGAENGDNGWTGKGFSRVGSGFTKEYPQYYIAENRRYVSYDSTLKVGPYNFGWANSKPGWVEHYPYQDGLLIWLWDKSQKDNNTSQHPGSGLILPIDANAKPMKWADGTLLRNKIQPYDATFSAYSTDAFTLHKNGESLFLKPKPTNLVFDDHKGKYYYDENPTGSVKVADTNTKIKIVKEPYDGLQMTVEVGPAAK is encoded by the coding sequence GTGACCAGCAATTCCAGCCGTCGACGAGCGCTGCGTGCCGCAGCCGTCGGTGTGACCCTGGCCGCGACTGCGGCTTCCGGCGCCTTCCTCGTCACTGCCCAGGCCTCCGACAAGCCGTCGACCGCGGCCACCGTGGAGCGCCAGGACCCGGCCGCCCCCGCGAAGGAGCAGGTCCAGCACAACCTGAAGGGCCCGTTCAGCGACCAGCAGGCCCAGGCCCGCGAAGCCGCCCTTGACCAGGTGCTGTCGGGCAAGAAGACCGTCGAGCAGCGGGGCGCCTCCAAGGTCGTCAAGCTCGACGACAAGAAGTACGTCGAGCTCGGCCGCGAGAAGACCGACAAGATCTTCACGATCCTCGTCGAGTTCGGCGACCAGGTCGACAGCACGACCATGTTCGACCCGGACGGTCCGGACGGCCCGAAGCCGGCCGTCCCGAAGTACGGCGGCACCCCCGGTCCGCTGCACAACACCATCGCGCAGCCCGACCGTGCCAACAACAACAGCACGGCCTGGCGCAAGGACTTCAGCCGCGACTACTTCCAGGACCTGTACTTCGGTACCGGTCAGGGCAAGGACTCGCTGAAGACCTACTACGAGAAGACCTCCTCGGGTCGCTACTCGGTCGACGGCCAGGTCGCCGACTGGGTCAAGATCCCGAACAACGAGGCCCGTTACGGCTCGAACTACTGCGGTCAGACCAACTGCGCCAACGTGTGGGACACCGTCCGTGACGGTGTCAACGCGTGGGTCGCCGGCCAGAAGAAGGCCGGCAAGACCGACGCCGAGATCAAGGCCACGCTGGCGCAGTACGACCAGTGGGACCGCAACGACTTCGACGGCGACGGCAACTTCAACGAGCCCGACGGCTACATCGACCACTTCCAGATCGTCCACGCGGGCGAGGACGAGTCGGCCGGCGGCGGTGTCCAGGGCACCAACGCGCTGTGGGCGCACCGCTGGTACGCCTACGGCACCGACGCGGGCAAGACCGGCCCGGCCGGCAACAAGGCCGGCGGCACCCAGATCGGCGACACCGGCATCTGGGTCGGCGACTACACGATGCAGCCGGAGAACGGCGGCCTCGGCGTCTTCGCGCACGAGTACGGCCACGACCTCGGTCTGCCGGACCTCTACGACACCTCCGGTGGCGGCGAGAACTCGGTCGGCTTCTGGTCCCTGATGTCCGCCGGCTCCTGGCTCGGCGAGGGCAAGGACTCCATAGGCGACATGCCGGGCGACATGACCGCCTGGGACAAGCTCCAGCTGGGCTGGCTGAACTACGACACGGCCAAGGCCGCGACGAAGTCCACCCACAAGCTGGGTGTTTCGGAGTTCAACACCAAGGACAAGCAGGCGCTGGTCGTCGAGCTGCCGAAGAAGCAGGTCAAGACCGACATCGTCGCTCCCGCCGAGGGCTCCTCGCAGTGGTGGAGCAACATGGGTGACGACCTCAAGAACACCCTCACCCGCTCGGTCGACCTGACCGGCAAGTCCTCCGCCGCACTGGGCCTCAAGGGCTGGTGGGACATCGAGAAGGACTACGACTACCTCTACACCGAGGTGTCCACCGACGGGGGCGCCACCTGGACCGTCCTGAACGGCACCGCCAATGGCAAGGCCATCCCGGCCGACGCCGCGGGCAACGCCGGTCTGACCGACGTCTCGGGCGGCTGGCAGGACCTGAAGTTCCCGCTCGACGCCTACGCCGGCAAGAAGATCGACCTCCGCTTCCGCTACCAGACGGACGGCGGCGCGGGCGGCAAGGGCTTCACCGCCGACGCCCTCGCGATCACCGCGGACGGCCAGACCCTGTTCACCGACGGCGCCGAGAACGGCGACAACGGCTGGACCGGCAAGGGCTTCTCCCGCGTCGGTTCCGGGTTCACCAAGGAGTACCCGCAGTACTACATCGCGGAGAACCGGCGCTACGTCTCGTACGACTCCACCCTCAAGGTGGGCCCGTACAACTTCGGCTGGGCCAACTCCAAGCCGGGCTGGGTCGAGCACTACCCGTACCAGGACGGCCTGCTGATCTGGCTGTGGGACAAGTCCCAGAAGGACAACAACACCAGCCAGCACCCGGGCTCGGGTCTGATCCTCCCGATCGACGCCAACGCCAAGCCGATGAAGTGGGCGGACGGCACCCTGCTGCGCAACAAGATCCAGCCGTACGACGCGACGTTCAGCGCGTACTCGACGGACGCGTTCACCCTGCACAAGAACGGTGAGTCGCTGTTCCTGAAGCCGAAGCCCACGAACCTGGTCTTCGACGACCACAAGGGCAAGTACTACTACGACGAGAACCCGACCGGTTCGGTGAAGGTCGCTGACACCAACACCAAGATCAAGATCGTGAAGGAGCCGTACGACGGTCTCCAGATGACGGTCGAGGTCGGCCCCGCCGCCAAGTAA
- a CDS encoding isochorismatase family protein — protein sequence MHRALIVVDVQNDFCEGGSLAVTGGADVAAAITELIGQATAGYRHVVATRDHHVDPGPHFAHPPAEPDFETSWPVHCVAGTEGVGFHPNFAPAVASGAVAAVFDKGAHEAAYSGFEGADENGTPLARWLRDRQVTEVDVVGIATDHCVRATALDAAREGFATRVLLDLTAAVAPHTAARAVEELRTAGVGLVGESPRQSP from the coding sequence ATGCACCGCGCACTGATCGTCGTCGACGTACAGAACGACTTCTGCGAAGGCGGCAGCCTCGCGGTCACCGGAGGGGCCGACGTCGCCGCCGCGATCACCGAGCTGATCGGCCAGGCCACGGCCGGCTACCGGCACGTCGTCGCCACCCGCGACCACCACGTCGACCCCGGTCCGCACTTCGCGCACCCCCCGGCCGAGCCGGACTTCGAGACCTCCTGGCCGGTGCACTGCGTCGCCGGCACCGAGGGCGTCGGGTTCCACCCGAACTTCGCGCCCGCGGTCGCCTCCGGGGCCGTCGCCGCCGTCTTCGACAAGGGGGCGCACGAGGCCGCGTACAGCGGGTTCGAGGGCGCCGACGAGAACGGCACCCCGCTCGCCCGGTGGCTGCGCGACCGCCAGGTCACCGAAGTCGACGTCGTCGGGATCGCCACCGACCACTGCGTGCGCGCCACGGCCCTCGACGCCGCCCGCGAGGGCTTCGCCACCCGCGTGCTGCTGGACCTGACGGCCGCCGTGGCCCCCCACACCGCCGCGCGGGCGGTCGAGGAGCTCCGGACGGCCGGGGTCGGGCTCGTCGGCGAGAGCCCCCGCCAGAGCCCGTGA
- a CDS encoding nicotinate phosphoribosyltransferase produces the protein MNPADLGLPVDVPSTALFTDHYELTMLQAALANGTADRRSVFEVFTRRLPEGRRYGVVAGTGRVLDAVENFRFDSAVLEFLRERAVVDMRTLDWLSSYRFSGDIWGYPEGEVYFPGSPVLRVEGSFAECVLLETVILSILNHDSAIAAAASRMASAAGDRPLIEMGARRTHELAAVAASRAAYVGGFTSTSDLAAGFRYGIPTVGTSAHAFTLVHDTERDAFQAQVASLGSGTTLLVDTYDVAEAVRTAVEVAGTGLGAVRIDSGDLLLVAHRVRQQLDELGATATKIVVTSDLDEYAIASLAAAPVDAYGVGTQLVTGSGHPTCSMVYKLVARAASADPKAPLVPVAKKSTGGKTSIGGRKWAARRADAEGVAEAEVVGTGQVPTALADTQLLVQLVKGGEVVARESLEAVRERHREALASLPLSATQLSRGEAVIPTEYA, from the coding sequence ATGAACCCTGCGGACCTGGGCCTGCCGGTGGACGTGCCGTCGACAGCGCTCTTCACGGATCATTACGAGCTCACGATGCTGCAGGCCGCCCTGGCGAACGGCACCGCCGACCGCCGGTCGGTCTTCGAGGTCTTCACCCGGCGGCTGCCCGAGGGGCGGCGCTACGGGGTGGTGGCCGGCACCGGCCGCGTCCTGGACGCGGTGGAGAACTTCCGGTTCGACAGCGCGGTGCTGGAGTTCCTGCGCGAGCGGGCCGTCGTCGACATGCGGACCCTGGACTGGCTGTCCTCGTACCGCTTCTCGGGAGACATCTGGGGCTACCCGGAGGGCGAGGTCTACTTCCCCGGGTCGCCGGTCCTGCGCGTCGAGGGCAGCTTCGCCGAGTGCGTGCTGCTGGAGACGGTCATCCTGTCGATCCTCAACCACGACTCGGCCATCGCGGCCGCGGCCTCGCGGATGGCCTCGGCGGCCGGCGACCGGCCGCTGATCGAGATGGGCGCGCGGCGCACCCACGAGCTGGCGGCGGTGGCGGCCTCGCGCGCCGCGTACGTCGGCGGCTTCACCTCCACCTCGGACCTGGCGGCCGGCTTCCGGTACGGGATCCCGACGGTCGGGACCTCGGCGCACGCCTTCACGCTGGTGCACGACACCGAGCGGGACGCCTTCCAGGCCCAGGTGGCCTCGCTGGGCAGCGGGACGACCCTGCTGGTGGACACGTACGACGTGGCGGAGGCCGTGCGGACGGCCGTCGAGGTCGCCGGTACGGGGCTGGGGGCGGTCCGGATCGACTCCGGCGACCTGCTGCTGGTCGCGCACCGGGTGCGGCAGCAGCTGGACGAGCTGGGGGCGACGGCGACGAAGATCGTGGTCACCTCCGACCTCGACGAGTACGCCATCGCCTCGCTGGCGGCGGCCCCGGTGGACGCGTACGGGGTCGGCACGCAGCTGGTGACGGGCAGCGGGCACCCGACGTGCTCGATGGTCTACAAGCTGGTGGCGCGGGCCGCGTCGGCGGACCCCAAGGCTCCGCTGGTGCCGGTGGCGAAGAAGTCCACGGGCGGGAAGACCTCGATCGGCGGCCGCAAGTGGGCTGCGCGGCGGGCGGACGCGGAGGGGGTCGCGGAGGCGGAGGTCGTCGGGACCGGGCAGGTGCCGACGGCGCTGGCGGACACGCAGCTGCTGGTCCAGCTGGTCAAGGGCGGTGAGGTGGTGGCGCGGGAGTCCCTGGAGGCCGTGCGCGAGCGGCACCGCGAGGCCCTCGCGAGCCTCCCGCTCTCCGCGACGCAGCTGTCGCGGGGCGAGGCCGTGATCCCCACCGAGTACGCGTAG
- the clpS gene encoding ATP-dependent Clp protease adapter ClpS yields the protein MGQVSVAPIEIERTESAEETFAVPEPDVPWVTLVHNDPVNLMSYVTYVFQAYFGYSKDKAHKLMLDVHHKGRAIVSSGTREEMERDVQAMHGYGLWATLSQDRI from the coding sequence ATGGGACAAGTGAGTGTTGCTCCCATTGAGATCGAACGCACCGAGTCGGCCGAAGAGACCTTCGCGGTCCCCGAACCCGACGTTCCCTGGGTGACCCTGGTGCACAACGACCCGGTCAACCTCATGAGCTACGTGACGTACGTGTTCCAGGCGTACTTCGGCTATTCCAAGGACAAGGCGCACAAGCTGATGCTCGACGTCCACCACAAGGGGCGGGCGATCGTGTCCAGCGGCACCCGCGAGGAAATGGAGCGCGACGTGCAGGCCATGCACGGCTACGGCCTGTGGGCGACCCTCTCCCAGGACCGCATCTGA
- a CDS encoding DUF2017 domain-containing protein has product MGRSAGMFEALEGGGATVALDEIEISILRSLAVQLLELIGPGAPEPDEDADPLAVLFAEGNEGPTERPSDPALIRLFPDAYGGPGPEDRKVDPEELAARSAEFRRFTENDLRSRKREDALAVVRSLDALTPGGDGAAVLELTGELPLRWLGALNDLRLTIAARLDITEDDEGAMLFRLPDDDPRKPMVMAYLWLGGLQETLIETL; this is encoded by the coding sequence ATGGGGCGGTCCGCAGGGATGTTCGAAGCCCTCGAGGGCGGCGGCGCCACCGTCGCGCTGGACGAGATCGAGATCTCCATCCTGCGCTCCCTCGCCGTCCAGCTGCTGGAGCTCATCGGTCCGGGCGCGCCCGAGCCCGACGAGGACGCCGACCCGCTGGCCGTGCTGTTCGCCGAAGGCAACGAGGGGCCCACCGAGCGCCCCTCCGACCCCGCCCTGATCCGGCTCTTCCCCGACGCCTACGGCGGCCCCGGCCCCGAGGACCGGAAGGTGGACCCGGAGGAGCTCGCCGCCCGGTCGGCGGAATTCCGCCGGTTCACCGAGAACGACCTGCGCAGCCGCAAGCGGGAGGACGCGCTGGCCGTCGTGCGCAGCCTGGACGCGCTCACCCCCGGCGGTGACGGGGCGGCCGTGCTCGAGCTCACCGGGGAGCTCCCGCTGCGCTGGCTGGGGGCGCTCAACGACCTGCGCCTGACCATCGCGGCCCGCCTGGACATCACCGAGGACGACGAGGGCGCGATGCTCTTCCGGCTGCCGGACGACGACCCCCGCAAGCCGATGGTGATGGCCTACCTGTGGCTCGGCGGCCTCCAGGAAACGCTCATCGAAACCCTCTGA